The genomic region AACATCCTGTGGTAAATCTTAGAGTGCTCAAAGATCGTACCTTTCTTTTTGGAAATATCATAATGTTTCTTGGCTTTTTCTGCATGTTTGGGAGCATAGTCCTGCTACCGCTTTATCTTCAGAACCTTATGGGATACACGTCTTTTTGGGCAGGGCTCGTGTTGGGACCCGGCGGCATTGCGAGCCTTATGGTGATGCCCTTTGTGGGACAACTTGTCAAACGAGGCCTACAGGCCAGATTTTTCCTTATATTGGGACTAACTTTAGCAAGTCTAGGGTTATTCAAGATGTCTAATTTTAACCTTGATGCCAACTTTTTCTATGTGGCTCTCCCCCGGATCATTCAAGGTTTTGGTATGGGGATGTTTTTTGTTCCTCTGGGAGCTGCATCCTACGTCAACATAAAAGTAGAAGATATTGGTAACGCAACGGGAATTTTCAATCTTGTAAGGAATCTTGGAGGAAGCTTCGGAACGGCTTTTTCAACAACCATTCTTTCTCAACGAACCCAATTTCATCAACACATGCTCGTAGAACATATCACTCCCTTCAACCCAATCTTTCAGGAAAGATTTCAAGAAGTAGTTAATTTTCTTTCTCGAGGAGAAATCTTATCCTGGCTTCATCAGAAACAAGCTCTTGCCTTCTTTTACGGGGAAGTCCTGCGACATGCCAGCATGTTATCCTTTAACGACGTGTTTTGGATACTCGGTTGTATGAACCTGTGCCTTATTCCTCTTCCTCTTTTAATGAAGGGACCAAAAAAGGTCCCCTTGCACCCTGCAAGCGAAAAACAGGAGCAGGGCGAAGGAGCTGGATTTGTGCATTGAGAAAACCGTCATGGTTATGATAGAAAT from Thermodesulforhabdaceae bacterium harbors:
- a CDS encoding DHA2 family efflux MFS transporter permease subunit, with amino-acid sequence MEERTSQNSVTPNKWLVAFTVILPTFIEVMDTSVVNVSLPHIQGSLNAGVDEVTWVLTSYLVSNAIIIPITGWLSSLFGRKNYLLFSIALFTLSSIACGAAPSLEVLVIARIFQGLGGGGLQPLSQSILLETFPRKEHGMAMAIFGMGVVFAPILGPVVGGWITDNWSWRWVFYINLPAGILAMILTIVFIFDPPYIRRKFISIDYWGLAFLSIGLGSLQIVLDKGEREDWFNSNFIVTLSIISAISLIIFVIVELRSEHPVVNLRVLKDRTFLFGNIIMFLGFFCMFGSIVLLPLYLQNLMGYTSFWAGLVLGPGGIASLMVMPFVGQLVKRGLQARFFLILGLTLASLGLFKMSNFNLDANFFYVALPRIIQGFGMGMFFVPLGAASYVNIKVEDIGNATGIFNLVRNLGGSFGTAFSTTILSQRTQFHQHMLVEHITPFNPIFQERFQEVVNFLSRGEILSWLHQKQALAFFYGEVLRHASMLSFNDVFWILGCMNLCLIPLPLLMKGPKKVPLHPASEKQEQGEGAGFVH